One Papio anubis isolate 15944 chromosome 18, Panubis1.0, whole genome shotgun sequence genomic window, ctggctaatttttttatatttagtagagatggggtttcaccatgttggccaggctggtctcaaactcctgacctcaagtgatccatccgccttggcctcccaaagtgctgggattacaggcgtgagccactgtgcccagcctacaatcATGATTTCtaattccaaaaatcagaattTCTAATTCTCAGGTAGATGGCCAAagctattttttaagttttgtatctttttaaacagaagaaaacGAATCTTATTAAAGCTGAATGACTCATTTAAGGCCATACAGCTGGTAGGTGGCAGTAGTGGGgtttgaatacatttttcttccatACCACACACCAATTACCGTATAGAAAAACAGCTgaattgctcttattattttagacaaatttcatttttaaaaccccaCATGTGGTTTATTATTCTGTTATGGAAATATCTATCTTGCatattaataaaaaagacaatccCTGTGTTCTTATCATGAGTTTAGAAAACAAAGTGTTATCACAGATAACAATAAGCTATTCTTGTTCCTAGTTCCAATGATTTTGAACCTATTTCTCAGAACAAGAAGCCCTCTGATTCAAATATGAAACAGAGTATTCTATTTCATCACAAACACAAAGATCTGAAACCCCATTTTTGAGCTCTCTCTGTATATAATAAGAATCCAGCCTGCATTTGTCAATGATAGAGAGTACAGTAAATAAGAAGTCCCTGAAGAGGTCAGAgtgttgacaaaattcaacatgatGATGGAGTCCACACAAACACAGGAAACAAAGCTCGGCTCTTCCATACAGCCGCCTGTCCTTGCAATGACTTCGTTTTAAGTCAACGTCTCTTCATGCCGCACATATTCCCCAACGTCTGCCTGATGAAATACCACAATCGCCATGGGGTCTACTTTTCTGCAGTCTTGTGTAGATTTTGCTGCCACCCCAAAACCCTGGGATTCAAAAGAAGAGACATTAACTCACTGAAGTCATTCAATATACCCATATTGAGGGCTGGAAATAACAAAGACGGAAAAAATACAGTTCTGGTCTTTCTGGGATTCAAAAGGTGCTGCGAATTTATTCTCTCAATCACCCAGATTGAAAACATATCCTTCTTGAATAAAAGAGTACTTGAGTTCTGTAATAGCTGCCATCTCTACTCACCAAAGGGATGTCTGCCATGGagtacaccaccacgccctggtACTGAGAAGTATTTTCAGTGATTCGACCCAGACCAGATTTCAACACATGGTTCCCATACAGAAACGACTGCTCTGCACCAGGCTTTATCCACACTTTATACTGTAAGAGAATTAAAATCCAAGAGACACAAAAACGTTACTATTTCTATCCATGCAGACAAACTAGCTGCTGGATCTGTGAATAATTTTCTGGAACAATTTTAGGGGAAACAGAAAGAGACTCATGTTTTCCTCAAACTGTCCATCTCCTGAACAGAAATGCAGAAAGttgcccagcgcagtggctcacgtttgtaatcccagcactttgggaagccgaggcaggtggatcacttgaggccaggagttcgagactggcctggccaacacggcgaaacactgtgtctactaaaaacacacaaaaaagtcagccaggtatggtggcacacacctgtaaccccagctactcagaaggctgaggcacaagaatcgctggaacctggaaggcagaggctgcagtgagatcgcaccactgcactctagcctgggcgacagagtgaaactgtcaggaagaaaaagagagagagaaatgaaaaggaaaaaaaaaagagcaagaaagaaaaaggaatttaaaaaaagaaatgcaaaaagttattttctcaacTCTACAGGGATCATCTTCCATGGCCAGGTTAACAGCTCTTTTTCTGGACCCCGGTGTCTTCACTGCTGCCACTAACTTGCTTTCTGATCTCTAGCTGGGTCTGCCTAGGCTTTTCTACTTTGCTGGAGAAAACTAACACTACACAGCCCCACAGCACTCCTATCCCAAAGCCCTGACCATGCCGAAGGTGCAAGACCTCTGCACATCTCCATGTGCTGACACTCCTCCAAGCACACTATCAGGAACTCTGTGGGAGAAAAGCTGCCGGACAATCTGCCTAATCCTTGACTTTATCGCCCGTGGCAGAATTGGAAACCACCCCACAAACCTTGGCATAAGGTGCAAGGTAATCCAGGGCTGTGACGTGCAACCGAAACTTGTGGGTTTTAGTGAATTTTCCAAAGCAGGTCCCCAGCGACACCAGCTTGTCCCCGGAGATATTAGCGGCCAGCTTCATAATCTTCTCACTAAAAGGGTAAAGGGGGAGCACCGCTGCGGATGAAGAAGGCTGGTGGGACCCAGGTCTCCCCTCCCCTGGGTCCATGCTGCCTGCCCGGCCCCGCCTCACCTCACATAGTACACCCGGTCGTTGTGCAGACGGAAACAGTAGGTGCCATCGGGCCGGTCCACCAGCAGCTGAAGATTCTCCCCGATACTGAGGGCAAAAAGAGAACTGGAGACCGCGCCCGAACGCACCGGTCTAGGCACCGCGCCCCCACTCCACCcctagccaccacacccacacacTCCCGCCTCCGCCCCGCGCGCTCCTACTATTTCGCGATCTTCTCAAACATGACACGGGTCTCTTCTTCAGTCAAAGGCCGCATTTTCTCCGTGGGTTGGAACACCGGATCCTCGTGCCTCCGTAAGCGGAAACGGAAGTCGGCCGCTTGCTGCTCCCCGGCAACCCCAAAGCCTTCCTCTCTAGCCCTGTACCAATAGTTCCTCTCGCTAGCGCCCAATAGTCTGGACGACCGCCGGGGAAAGCAAGCCGACTGGATGAGAAAAGATAGAGACCGGAAATGGTCCTGTTTCTTCCTGTCCTAAATTCGGAGTCAGCGCCCCCGGTGGTCCGGAGGGGAAGTGACGTTGTTGCGGGGAAGATGGCTACCGCGGCGACTGCCCCATCGTCAGCCACGGCCTCGGCCACGGCCAGGGCCACGGCAGCGGCTCTCGGCGAGGTGGAGGATGAAGGGCTCCTGGCGTCGCTGTTCCGGGACCGCTTCCCCGAGGCCCAGTGGCGCGAGCGGCCCGATGTGGGCCGCTACCTCCGGGAGTTGAGCGGCTCGGGGCTGGAGCGGCTGCGGCGCGAGCCCGAGCGCCTGGCGGAGGAGCGGGCGCAGCTGCTGCAGCAGACACGCGACTTGGCCTTCGCCAACTACAAGACCTTCATCCGCGGCGCCGAGTGCACCGAGCGCATCCACCGCCTCTTTGGCGACGTGGAGGCATCGCTCGGCCGCCTGCTCGACCGCTTGCCCAGCTTCCAGCAGAGCTGCAGGTGCGACGCGCCTGGCGCTAAAGGGGTTTTTAACTGTAAAAGCTGACGTTTACGATGGTAGAAATAACTAACACTTATAAAGCGTTTACCACGTTCCAGGCTCTCTGCTGAGCGCCTTATTAATccatttaaacctcacaacagCCTTcgaggtaggtactgttatccccccctttttttttcttttttgagacggagtctcgccctgtcgccaggttggagtgcagtggcgagatctcggctcgctgcaacctacttccgcctcccgggttcaagcgattctcctgcctcagcctcctgagtagcagggaccacaggggtgcgccaccacgcccagctaattttttttgtatttttagtagagacggggtttcagcatgttggccaggatggtctccatcttttgacctcgtgatctgcccgcctcggcctcccaaagcgctgggattacaggcgtgagccgccgcacccagccctgttatttccattttacatatgagcaAGTCAAGACAGAGATTAGTGATGTCTAAGGACACAGCTAGGAGGTTGCGAATTCAGAACTGATGACCCAGGAGCATATCCCTCCCTCGAAGGGCTGTTGTGGGCACTAAAGAAAAAGGATTCATGCAAAGCTCTTATTATCGGGTCTGACATAGTTaacattataggtgtgagctgaatatatgtgtatatttgtatacttATTTTATACGAAAGCTTGGACCAGAGGTCATCTGCTTCAAAACTTCCATTGACGGGAAGCCGACAAGGAAATCCTCCCATTTGAGGGCATCAGATATCAAAACGCCTCTCCTTTTGGACgtctggatgcggtggctcagcctgtaatcccagcactttgggagcctgagacttgagcccaggagttcaagagcagcctgaccaacatagcaaaaccctgtctctacaaaacaaaaaattagctgggcgtggtggcgtgcgcctgtagtcccagctatacaggaggttgaggtgggagggtcagttGGGCccgattgtgccaccgcactccagtttgggaggtcgaggctgcagtgggctgtgattgtgccactgcattccagactgggtgacagagtgaaactctgtcttaaaaaaagaaaaaaagcccgggtgcgttggctcatgcctgtaattccagcactttgagaggccaaggcaggcggatcacgaggtcaagagatcgaggccatcctggccaacatgctgaaaccccatctctactaaaaatacaacaattagctgggtgtggtggcgagcacttgtaatcccagctacttgggaggctgaggcaggagaattacttgaacctgggaggcggaggttgcagtgagccaagatggtgcatgccagagcactgcagcctggtgacagagcaagactccgtctcaaaaaaaaaaaaaagtcctttgtgAGTCATATTCTGTCTCCATAGATCCTCAGTCCATTATCCTTAGTTCTGCCTTCCAGCCTTTCAtgattaaagtttaatttttcttttgagccTTTGGATATCTGACAGCAGCTTTTGTACCCTTCCATGCTCCAGAGTAGACAAGGGACTTGATAAAGCAGGTCTCTGCAAATATAGAGAAGTGTTGAAAGTAGACTGTGGCAGGAGCTATGGTTGAACATTAGCACAGGAGAAGATGAAGACCTGAGGGAATATGGGGAAAGGTTGTGGATTCTAGGCTAGTTAGTGCTTCATTATGAAAATAATGATAgctattgttaaatatttaactctgtgtcttttactatttttactcTGATGCATTTGCTCTGTTTCAAGTTCCGTGTTAAATGCTTCCCACGCATCATCTCATTTCTTACATCCTTGTGAGGAGGGtcctatgtacttttttttttttttccccgagatggagtcttgctctgttggccaggctggagtacagtggcgccatctctgttcactgcaacctccacctcctgggttcaagtgattctcctactcagcttcccgagtagctgggactacaggcacgcgccaccacacctggctaattttttgtatttttagtagagatggggtttcacttgaacccctggcctcaagtgatccgcctgtctcggcctcccaaagtgctgggattacaggcatgagccaccgcgcccggccctatatactgttttaccaatgaggaaataGGTTCAGAGAGGCCAAGTACCTTGCCACAGCCAGCCAGTGGCATATCTGGATTTCTGTCTGTTAGATTTATTAATTGTATGTTtttggacaagttgcttaacctctctgggatTAAAAATTTCCTCAATTGTAATAATGCTTACCTTATAGGTGGGGTGTGAGGAATAAATCAGATAGATCATCCAGCCCAATGTTCATAGCAGGTGCTTGGTAACTGTAGCTAAGGTTTGGGTACAGAGCAGTGAAGGACCAACATTCTCCTGATTATTACTAGGAACTTTGTGAAGGAAGCCGAGGAGATCAGCTCCAACCGTCGGATGAATAGTCTGACCCTAAACCGGCACACAGAAATTTTGGAAATACTGGAGATTCCTCAGCTCATGGACACCTGTGTCCGGAACAGTTATTATGAAGAGGCCCTGGAGCTTGCAGCCTATGTACGCCGACTGGAGAGGAAATACTCTTCCATCCCTGTCATCCAGGTAGCCAACTTACCCAGAGAGGACTCAAAGTAATGTTCTTGTAATCATTTATTCTGTGGTCAGGACTGAAGCTTTAGGTAGAAACCCTTGCATGTTTCATATCAGTTTctgaaaacattcatttattcaaaatacatattaatCACGTGCCAAGCACTGCTCTATATGCTGGGGATACATTGTGAATAAAGTGGTCCTGGCTCTCATGCAGCTTACGTGCTAATGGGAAGTCTGATAAttgacaaagaaataaatgatatcaTTTCAGATAGTGGTgtctgattaaaaaaacaaaatggggaaTGGGGTAGAGGGAGTCTAGGGTAGGTTTCTTTAGGTAGGGTGATCAAGACAGACTCTTCTGGGGAGGTAACACTTAAGCTGAGACCTAAGTGAGAAGAAGGAGCCAGCCCACAAAGATCTGAGGAGAGAGCGAACCAGAAAGTGTGAAGAACAAGTGGAGAGGGCTGAAGTGGGCAGAAATTGAGGTATTTAAGGGATACAGAGGCAGCCAGAGTTAATGGATTGTAGCAGTGGGAGAGCATAAGGAAGCAGGTGAAGATGGAGAACCAGGTAAGGCCACCAGTATAAGTCCCAATGAGTGGTTGGAATTTTCTCGATTGCAGTGGGAAGTCACTGGAGggttttaagctttttttttttttttgagacagagttgctctgtcgcccaggctggagtgcagtggcgtgacctcggctcgctgcaaccaacatttatctcccaggttcaggtgattctcctgcctctgcctcccgagtaactgggattacaggcctgcgccaccacacccacctactttttgtatttttattttattttttttttaattttttgagacggagtctcactgtgtcacccaggctggagtgcagtggccggatctcggctcactggaagctccccctccccggtttacgccattctcctgcctcagcctcctgagtagctgggactacaggcgcccgccacctcgcccagctagtttttttgtatttttttagtagagatggggtttcaccatgttagccaggatggtctcaatctcctgacctcgtgatccgcccgcctcggcctcccaaagtgctgggattacaggcttgagccaccgcgcccggccttactttttgtatttttagtagagacggggtttcaccatgttggccagactggtctcaaactcctgacctcaagtgatccgcctgctcacggtgctggaattacaggtgtgagccactgcacctgaccaagtTTTAAGCTTTTTAAGCAAGAGAGTTAACCTGATCTTTGTTGGTGAACCTACAGGCATCAGCTTTAGGAAATTACTTCATATTTCAGGAAAGCCATGGGAATGTTGGTCTGCAGTCTTCAGGGTTAGGGGAGTGGGTTCTAGAGAGCATCCTTCCCAGCACAGTGTGACTCTATGTATTGTCAGGGCATCGTGAACGAAGTGCGCCAGTCCATGCAGCTGATGCTGAGCCAGCTGATCCAGCAACTGAGGACCAACATCCAGCTCCCCGCCTGCCTCCGTGTCATTGGCTACCTGCGGCGCATGGATGTCTTCACTGAGGCTGAGTTGAGGGTGAAGTTTCTTCAGGCCCGAGATGCTTGGCTCCGGTCCATCCTGACTGCCATTCCTAATGATGATCCCTATTTCCATATCACAAAAACCATCGAGGCCTGCCGTGTCCATCTCTTTGATATCATCACCCAGTACCGTGCCATCTTCTCAGATGAGGACCCACTGCTGCCCCCTGCCGTGGGTGAGCACACCGTGAATGAGAGTGCCATCTTCCATGGCTGGGTGCTACAGAAAGTCTCACAGTTCCTGCAGGTGCTGGAGACCGACCTTTACCGGGGCATAGGGGGCCGCCTGGACTCTCTGCTGGGCCAGTGCATGTACTTTGGGCTGTCCTTCAGCCGGGTGGGAGCTGATTTCCGCGGTCAGTTGGCTCCTGTTTTCCAGCGGGTGGCCATCAGCACTTTCCAGAAAGCAATTCAGGAAACAGTGGAGAAATTCCAGGAAGAAATGAACTCCTACACACTCATCTCAGCTCCAGCCATCCTGGGCACCAGTAACATGCCTACTGTTGTGCCAGCCACCCAGCCAGGGACGCTGCAGCCACCCATGGTGCTCCTAGATTTCCCACCCCTTGCCTGCTTCCTCAACAATATTCTGGTCGCCTTCAATGATCTGCGCCTCTGCTGCCCTGTGGCCCTGGCGCAGGATGTGACTGGGGCCTTGGAAGATGCCCTTGCCAAGGTGAGCACATTCTGTTGGTTTTCGGCTACTCTGGGCCTTCTCTGGTAACGGGTGGCCAGATTTTTGTAATAAACCCGTCTATTTGACAGTGGTGTCTGCTGACATGGAGAGGTTTAGTGTGGTGTTGGAGGTTCTCCTGGTTGAAAAGCTCTGGCCAGTTGCCCTTCATGGGACCTAGGACAGTCCATGAAGTGACTTGCCTATAGTAACAATTCAGTAATGCACGTATTAGCTTTCtagtgctgtgtaacaaattcctagaaacttAGCTTCCAGCAACACATTTATTACTTCCCAGTTTTGGTGGGTCAGGAGTCCAGTCTCAGCACAACTGGGTCCTCTCTGCTCAGGGTCTTACAGGGTTGccatcaaggtgttggctggCCTATGGTCTCATCTGGAAGTTGGGGCTCCATTTCAGACTCATTCAAGTTGGCAGGGGTCAGTTCCTTGCAATTGCAGAACTGAAGCTTTAGCTCCTAGAGGCTGTCTACTCCATAGGCAACTGACAACATGGCTGTTTGCTTCCTCAAAGCCAGCAGGAGAGCTTCTCTCTTGCTTGAGTCTCTTCTTTTAGGTACCTCCTTTCAAAAGATTCATTTGATTAAGTCAGACGATTAGGgactttaattacatctgcaaaacccTTCACctttagcatattttttttttttatgtgttttattttatggagagagagtgtctccctatgttgcctaggctggtctcaaactcctggactcaagtgatcctcctgcttcagcccctcaaagtgtgagattacaggtgtgagtcacttgaacccaggaagtccagcacCAGAGTCTGTGTTCTTACCCTGTCGCTATGCCACGTCTGTAGTGTCAGCTAGGCTGCTCTGTTGGTTTTGAAACCTCTCTTTCCtagctgttttcttctagttttccaGTGGTTCTAGCTTTCTGGAACCTCAGGGGCCTTAGTGGAAACCTCATATagttttgcttcattttcctgGATCCAGCACAGTTCTGGTTGGTCCTCTATGGAAGTTAAGAACCACGTAttgggccaagcgcagtggctcacacctgaaatgccaacactttgggaggctgaagcaggatgatctcttgaagccaggagctctagaccagcctgggcaacaaaacaagaccctgtctctacaaaaaattttaaaacttagccaggcgtgatggtgcatgcctgtagccccagctacttgggaggctacggTGGGAgtattccttgagcccaggagtttgaagctacagtgagctatgatggtgccactgcactccagcataggtgacagagcaaaattgtgtctctgaaaaacaaaaaacaaaaaacaaaaaacatgtattCTCTATAGTTTTATGACACTCCTCCACTAGAACTGGAAACTACACCCATAATGTAACAAGTTGGGTCTGAACTTCACATTAATAAAGTGACACAATTGTGGAGAATGACCATAATTTTGAGTTTAAATGAGACAGTAAAATAATGTACTGTTAAATTAGTTTGTTCAAGAAAACTTGAGGGGGGGTATACCTTTTTTTTGCCTAGTTTCACGCACTGCTGTCTCAGTGGTGATAGGCTGTCCCAGTGATTGATGGTGCCCTTGTCTCTTAGG contains:
- the NIP7 gene encoding 60S ribosome subunit biogenesis protein NIP7 homolog, translated to MRPLTEEETRVMFEKIAKYIGENLQLLVDRPDGTYCFRLHNDRVYYVSEKIMKLAANISGDKLVSLGTCFGKFTKTHKFRLHVTALDYLAPYAKYKVWIKPGAEQSFLYGNHVLKSGLGRITENTSQYQGVVVYSMADIPLGFGVAAKSTQDCRKVDPMAIVVFHQADVGEYVRHEETLT
- the COG8 gene encoding conserved oligomeric Golgi complex subunit 8, which produces MVLFLPVLNSESAPPVVRRGSDVVAGKMATAATAPSSATASATARATAAALGEVEDEGLLASLFRDRFPEAQWRERPDVGRYLRELSGSGLERLRREPERLAEERAQLLQQTRDLAFANYKTFIRGAECTERIHRLFGDVEASLGRLLDRLPSFQQSCRNFVKEAEEISSNRRMNSLTLNRHTEILEILEIPQLMDTCVRNSYYEEALELAAYVRRLERKYSSIPVIQGIVNEVRQSMQLMLSQLIQQLRTNIQLPACLRVIGYLRRMDVFTEAELRVKFLQARDAWLRSILTAIPNDDPYFHITKTIEACRVHLFDIITQYRAIFSDEDPLLPPAVGEHTVNESAIFHGWVLQKVSQFLQVLETDLYRGIGGRLDSLLGQCMYFGLSFSRVGADFRGQLAPVFQRVAISTFQKAIQETVEKFQEEMNSYTLISAPAILGTSNMPTVVPATQPGTLQPPMVLLDFPPLACFLNNILVAFNDLRLCCPVALAQDVTGALEDALAKVTKIILAFHRAEETAFSRGEQELFVQFCTVFLEDLVPYLNRCLQVLFPPAQIAQTLGIPPTQLSKYGNLGHVNIGAIQEPLAFILPKRETLFTLDDQALGPELTAPAPEPPSEEPRLDPAGPACSEGGRAEVDAEPPSVGP